TGATAAAGGGTGTTCTGTTCTTATTATTACAGATAGTGATAGAGATTGGTTTTTAAAATATATTATGACAAATATTAATTCTCAAAAGCAAAACCGTCCTTTTTTACCTTTTTATAACTTTAAATCATTCTATAAAGACTTAGATGATTTTAAAACAGAAGATGATATCAATTTTATAAAAGATATGTTAAATATTTCTTTTCCAAATGGTTATTGTTTTTGGTATATTGGAAAAAGTAATGATACTAGAGCAACTTTACCAAAATTTGCTAAGAATTCGTTTCTTTGGATATTTGATGAAGAAGTTCAAGATGCATTTAATTTAAAAAACAGTGATGAAGCATTGGATATGAAGTTACTTCAAATGTTTAGACTTTATAATAAAACATTAAGTGCAGCACTTTTTGCAGAGATTAACGTAGAACACTAATGAATATTACAAAAATTGAATCTTCTTATATTTTGATTGTAAATAGTATTGATGATACTTTAAATTCTTTGTTGCCTCATTATTCAAAACATAATGTGAGGATAATTAGAAATGAAGAAAAAGATGAATTTTTATTAGCACAAGCAAATGCTGTAACTAAAGAAGCTTACATTTCATCAAATGAAAAAAAGTATATTATTCTTTGTGGAAAAACATTCAGAAAAGAGGCTCAGAACTCTTTACTTAAAATACTAGAAGAACCACCTTCTAATATTGTTTTTATAATTATTACAAATTCAAAATCAGCAATATTACCTACAATTTTTTCAAGAATTCCACATAAATTTTTTAGAAAAGATATTAATAGAAAAAGTATAGGTTTAGATATCCTGAAGCTTGATTTAAAAGATGTATATGCTTTTTTAAAAGATAATCAAAGAATTACAAAAAATGATGCAAAAGAGATTGTCGAATCTATTCTTTTTAAGGTAAACTCACAAAAAGTAAAACTAACACAAAATGAATTAGATGTATTTTCTAAATCAATTAAATTATTAGAACTAAATTCTCGACCTATAAATGTATTAACAACTTTATTACTTACACTTTTAAATAGGAAAAAAACTATTTAATATGGATATTTCTACAAATTATCAAACAAAGATAATGGGTGTTATAAATGCCAATGAAGACTCTTTTTTTAAAGAAAGTAGATTTGAAGGTGCTTTTGCTATTTCTAGAATAGAGCAAATGATTAATGATGGGGCTAATATTATTGATATTGGAGGTGTTTCTAGCAGACCTGGAAGTGTTTCTGTCTCTTCTGATGAAGAACTTTTTAGAGTAAAACCTATAATAGATTCAATATATGAACAAAGACTTTATGACAAAACTGAATTTTCTTTAGATTCTTATGATCCTTTTGTTTTAAAGTATGCATTAGATAGAGGTTTTAAAATTGTTAATGATATTACAGGCTTATCAAATGATGAAGTATGTAAAATTGCCTCTTATTATAATGCAAAAGTTGTAATAATGCATATGCAAAATAATCCTAACAATATGCAAAAAAAACCTGAATACAATGATGTTGTATTGGATATTGATAATTTTTTTAAAGAAAGAATTAAAAAAGCTAAATCATTTGGTTTAGAAGAAATTATACTAGATGTTGGAATTGGATTTGGAAAGACTCTTACTCATAACTTAAAATTACTAAAAAATTTAGATTATTTTAAACATTTTGGATGTGAACTATTAATTGGAGCAAGTAGGAAATCTATGATAGATATGATCTCTCCCTCTTCTATAGAAGAAAGACTTCCTGGTACTTTAGCAATTCATTTAGCATCTATTGAAAATGGAGCTTCGATAATAAGATGTCATGATGTTAAAGAACATAATCAAGCTATAAAAGTACAAGAAGCTATAAAAAGAGCTGAAATACTATAATATTATAGTATTTCATGTAGTGTATTTGCTTTTTTCATCCAGTTTTTTAACTCTTCATAATCTTCTTTTTCAACCATTTCTCTGACTTTATTCATGTGTATTTCAAAAAGGTCTATAGATTCTAAAAGGTTATTTCTATTTTGTCTAAAGATATCTGTCCACATATCTGGACTTGATTTTGCTACCCTACTCATATCTTTAAATCCACCTGCTGCTAGTGCTATAATTGATTTTGGGTCTTCATGATTCATTACAGTGTTTGCAAGTGAATATGAAATTGCATGGGGTAAATGAGACATATAACAAGCATGAATATCATGTTCATGAGAATCCATAAATATTATTCTCATTCCAATTTCTTGAAAAATATTTATAGTTCGGTTTTTATGCAGTTCATCATTGTCTTCTAAATTACATAATACAACAGCATTTCCTTCATATAAACCATCAATTGCAGCTTTTGGACCAAACTTTTCTGTACCTGTCATTGGATGTGCTGCAACAAAATTTTTTCTTATCTCTTTTGGAATATTTTTTACTATTATTTCTTTTGTCGACCCCATATCTAATATAGTTGTATCTGGTGATATTCCAATTAAATCATCCATCATATCTAATATTGAGTCAACTGGAATAGCTAAAATAACGATATCTGATTTCTTTTTTAAATCCTCTAGACTCATTAATTCATCTACTAAATTTAACTCTTCTATTTCTTTTATTGTTTTTGGTGTTCTTGCATAGCCATATATTTTATTTACAATTCCATATTTTTTTACTGCTTTTGCAAAAGAACCACCCATAAGTCCAAGACCTACAATACCTATATTCAAATTTTTAACCTTTAATAATTTTTTTAAAGATATGATTATATCTTAAACCTCCTATAAACTTTATTTAGATATATTATTTAGCTTTAATTATAATTTTATAAGGATTACTGTGAAAAATAAAAGTATCTTATTATCCGTAGCTTTAGCTTCGTTACTTCAAGCTGAGCAAATTACATCTATTGAATATGTTAATTTAACAAAAATTTCGTCTACTATTGCCAACGAAACACTTGATATGAACGTTGGACAAGAATTAGATATTGATAAAATCAATAAAGCTATTAAAAATTTTTATAAATTCAATTATTTTGATGATATTGTGGTAAATAGTAATAATGGAAAACTTCAAATTGTTTTTGATGAAAAGCCTTCAATAGCAAATGTTGATATTGTTGGTTATAAATCAAGAGAAGATGATATTGAAATATTAAAAAAACAAATTGGTATGAATAGAGGTACGCTATATTCTGCTAAAAGAGTAAAAAAAGCTAAAGAAGAGCTTTTAAATGATCTTGAGCGAGCTGGATATATCAATTCTGTCGTTGAAGTTGATATTGAAAATTTAAATGAAGATGCAGTTTCAGTTACTTTTAATGTAAATAAAGGTGATGAAATTGTTATTAAAAATGTTAACTATTTTGGTTCAAAAAATTTAGAACAAAGCGATTTTGAACAAGTCACTGCAAACAAAGAAGAAGAATTTGCTTCTTGGTTTATTACTCAAAATGGTGGAGAGTTAGATGGTGAGCAATTAAAATATGATAGTCAGAGAATAAGAGATTTATATTTAGAACATGGATATTTAGATGCAAAAATTGAAAACCCTTTTGTGGAAGTTGATTTTTCATCAAATCAAGCAGAACTAGATTTTTATATTGAAGAAGGTAGGCAATATCAAACTAATTCAATTACAATTTATGTAAACTCTGAAATTATAGATCCAAAAGAAATTTATCCAGAATTATTATTACGAAAAGATAGAGTTTTTAATGTTAAAAAATTAAGAAAAGATTCAAAGTATATTAAAACATTAATTTCAGACTTAGGGTATGCTTTTACTCAAGTACAATATGATATTAAAAAAGATGAAAAAAATGGAACAGCGGATGTTATATTTAATGTAGTTCCTGGAGATAAAGTATATATTAGAGATGTTAAAATTTCGGGTAATACTAGAACTTTAGATAGAGTAATTAGAAGAAATGTTTACTTAGCTCCTGGAGATTTATTTAATTTAACTGATCTTAATGATTCAAAATCAAAATTAAAAAGAAGTGGATATTTTGAAGATGTTAGATTAGAACAAAAAAGAATTAGTGCAGATAAAATGGATCTTATTGTAAAAGTTAGAGAAGCTTCCACTGGTAACATTACACTTGGTGGTGGATATGGGTCTTATGATAAAGTAATGGTTAGTGGATCGATCGTTGATAAAAATATTTTTGGTTCAGGTCTTACTTTGGGTCTTTCAGCTGATTTATCAGCACGTAAATCAGATTTTTCTTTAACACTTAAAAACCCTTCAATTAGAGATAGCAAGTTTCATGGAGATATAGATATTCATAGTGGAACTAATGAAATTAATAATGAAGTGTATGATTTAGAAAAGGAAACAAAAGGTTTTTCTGTTGGGATAGGTAGAGAAATTTTTAGAAACTTAAAAGTTGGTGCTAGATATAAACTTGATTTCATACAAGAGAGATATGAATATGATGAAGATGAAGTTGATACAAGTACTGGAGGTCCATACTATACAGACCAAGAATATATAACAAGTTCTATTACTCCATATATCAATTTTGATAATACAGATGATTATTATACTCCAAGAAGTGGTTTTAAAATTGGGTCTTCTTTAGAGTTTGCTGGTATTGGAGGAGATTCAAAATATTTAAAAAGTTCTTCATCTCTTAAATATTTTTATTCTTTAAATAAATTATATGATTTAGATTGGATTTTAAGATACAAGTTACAAGCTAAATTTTTAGTTGACAATGGACAAATTAATCAAGGGGACTCTTTATATTTGGGTGGTCCAAAATCTTTAAGAGGTTTTAAATCTTTTGCTTTTGGACCAAATAGAGATGATGGTATTGTTGAAGAACCTTATAAAGCTATGGCGGCAACATCAGTAGAATTAAGTTTTCCTTTATCTGAAGCTGCAAAAATGAGATGGGGAGCTTTTTATGATTATGGAGCAATTGGAAAAGATAATATAGATGATATTCAAAGATCGAGTGTTGGTGCTCTTTTTGAATGGGTTTCTCCTTTTGGACCAATTCAGTTAATCTATGCCTTACCTCTTGATGATGAAGAAGACGATGATACTTCAAATTTCGAATTTTCTTTAGGGTCTAGTTTTTAATCATGGTTAAAAGAATGGATATAACAAATAGAAGAATAACAAATCAAGAAGCACTTGATTTAATTCAAAATGCTTCTTTAGTTGAATTAGGTGAATTAGCAACGAAGAAAAAAGAAATACTTCACCCTAAAAAAGTTACTTCATTTGTAGTTGATAGAAATATCAATTATACTAATGTATGTTGGGTTGATTGTAAGTTTTGTGCTTTTTATAGACATGGAAGAGATGAGGATTCATATGTTTTAAAGTTCGATGAAATAGATCAGAAGATTGAAGAGCTTTTAGCTATTGGAGGAACTCAAATCTTAATGCAAGGTGGTGTTCATCCTAAACTTAAAATTGATTATTATGAAGAACTAGTATCTCATATTCATACAAAGTTTCCTCAAATTACTTTACACTCTTTTTCTGCTATTGAAATCTCATATATTGCCCGAGTATCTAAAATTACAAAACTTGAAGTTTTAAAAAGATTACAAGCAAAAGGTTTAAGTTCAATTCCAGGTGCTGGGGCTGAAATTTTAAGTAATAGAGTAAGAGATATAATTGCTCCAAAGAAAATGGATGCAGAAGAGTGGCTTGAAATCCATAGATTAGCTCATTCAATTGGTATGAAGACAACTGCTACTATGATGTTTGGTACAGTTGAAACAGATGAGGAAATTATTGAACATTGGGAAATGATTAGAAAACTTCAAGATGAAACAGGTGGTTTTAGAGCATTTATTATGTGGTCATTTCAAAGTGAAAATACAAAATTAAAAGAAGAAATTCCAGATTTAAAACCACAATCTTCAAATAGGTATCTAAGATTACTTGCAGTTGCACGATTATATTTAGATAACTTTAAAAATATGCAGAGTTCTTGGGTAACACAAGGAAGCTATATCGGACAAATGGCTTTAAAATTTGGTGCAAATGATTTAGGAAGTACAATGATGGAAGAGAATGTAGTTGCAGCAGCAGGAGCTTCAAATTGTATGAATCAAGATGAAATGATAGAACTAATTCGTGATGTTGGAGAAAATCCAGCAAAAAGAAATACTGCATATGAGATATTAGAAAGGTTTTAATATCCGATGAAAAAAGAAACTCTCAAATCAATATTAATATTATTATGTTTACAAGGATTTTTAATGGCTGCTTCAATAAAGCATGAAGAAATAAATGGTATAAAAGTTCCAGTTGTTTTTGAAAAAGATACAAATTTACCTATTTTAAATTTACAATTAATTTTTAAAAACTCAGGATATATACAAGATAAGGAAAAAAGTGGTGCGGCTTCAATTTCAGCAAAACTTTTAAATGAAGGGACTAAAAAGTTAGGTTCTACAAAGTTTGCACAAAAGTTAGAAAACTCAGCTATATCTTTACATACAAGTACTGGGTTTGAAACATTCGTCATTGAATTATCTTCTTTAAAAGATGTTCATGAAAAAGGTTTAAAACTTTTAACAGAGTTATTAGAAGACCCAAATTATGATGAAAAAACTTTAGAAAAGATAAAAACTATACAAATAGGTTCTTTAAAAAGAAAAGAAAATGATTTTGATCATATTGCAAGTAAGAACTTAAAAAAACTTATTTTTAAAAATACACCATTAGAAAATCCTTCTTCTGGCTCAATTGAATCAATTTCAAAATTAAAAATAAATGATATTGAAAAGTTTTTAGATACTACTCTTGATTTAAATAATTTAATTGTTGTTGCAGGAGGAGATTTTGAATATGATGAGTTAATTTCAAAAGTAAAAAAGATAATAAAAGTATTAAATTCTAAAAAGAAAAATAAATTAGCAAATATTATAGTTAATGATGAATCAAAAACTAACACTATATTAAAAGAGACTCAGCAAGCATACGTTTATTTTGGTAGTCCCTTTAATGTTAAAGTTAATGACAAAGATTCTTATATGGCAAAAGTAGCTTCTTTTATTTTAGGTGGGAGTGGTTTTGGTTCTAGACTTATGGAAGAAATCCGAGTTAAGAGAGGTTTAGCTTATTCTGCTTATGGATATGTATCTCAAAATAAATCTCATTCTTTTTTTACAGGTTATTTACAAACTAAACTAGAAACTGCTGATGAAGCAAAAGAATTAGTTATCTCAATAATTAATAATTTTGTAAAAAAAGGTGTAACAAAAGAAGAATTACAATCTGCAAAAAACTTTTTACTTGGAAGTGAACCTTTAAGAACAGAAACATTATCTCAAAGATTAAATAGAGCTTTTACTCTTTATTATAGAGGTTTAGAACAAAATCATTCACTAAAAGAGTTAGAAAAAATAGAGAATCTTAAACTTGAAGATTTGAACAATTATATAAAATCTCATAAAGAGATTAAAAAATTATCATTTTCAATAGTAAGGAAATAGTTTGTTAAGATTTGCACCAAGTCCAATATCAGATATGTCTATAAATAACCTTAGAGTTGCTATTTTTAATTATATATTATCAAAACAACTAAATGAACAGCTTTTAATAAGAATAGAAGATATAGATAAAGAAAATAATATCGAAGGTAAAGATAAAGAAATATTAGAGATATTAAGTCTTTTTTCTATTGACTATTCACATGTTGTATATCAAAGTGAAAATTTAAAATATCATCAAAAGCTTGCTATGCAACTTATGTCAAAAAAGAAAGCATTCTCATGTTTTTGTGGAGATGATAAATTAAATGAATTAAAAGATGAAGCCAAAAAAAATGGAAAACCTTTTAAATATGATGGTTTTTGCGAAACTTTATCTGATGAAACAGTTTTAAATGTAAATGCACCTTTTACAGTTAGAATGAAAAAACCTGAGCAAAATATTAAATTTGTAGATGGATTAAAAGGTGATTTTGATTATACACCTTTAGATATTGATTCTTTTATTATTTTAAAACATGATAAAACTCCTACATATGATTATGCATGTGCAGTTGATGATATGCTTTATGATATCTCAACAGTAATAAGAGATGAAAAATATACTTCAAATACTCCAAAACAAATTTATGTAAGAGATACCTTAAACTATAGTAAAAATATTGATTATATCCATTTACCAACAATATTAGATGGACAAGATGATAAAAATTTTGTAAAATGGTTTATAGATGAAGGATTTTTACCGAGTGCAATTGCAAATTATTTAGTACTTCTTGGAAATAAAACTCCAAATGAAATTTTCTCTTTAGAAGAAGCTATAGAATGGTTTGATATAAAAAAATTATCAAAAAATTCTGTAACATTTGATATGGATAAATTAAAGTTTATAAATAAAAAGCATATTTTAACTATGGATGAAATGAGATTATCAAAAATTTTAGGTTTTGCTGATATGGATATTGGGAAGTTAGGAAAAATATTCTTAGAAGACTCTAGTACGATAAAAGAGATAAAGTTAAAAATAGATTTAGTTTTTATTCCAAAGTCTACTTGTGAAGGTTTTGAAGAAGAGTTTGTTGAATTAAAACTTTGTATGCAAGATGCGCCATTTTTTGATAATTTCAATCAGCTTGAAAACTTTATTACTGAAAAAACAGGTTTAAAAGGAGAAAATCTTCTTAAACCCTTAACATATATTTTAACAGGAAGTAATAATAATGTTAATCTTTCTGATATTTATCCCTTAATTAAAAACTACCTAGGAGAAATTGTAAAATGATAGATGCATTTTTAGGTTCAATATTTACTGTAATTCTTGCAGTAGTTTCATTATATAAATGGGTTATTATTATTTCTGCCCTATTGTCATGGGTTAAACCCGATCCTTATAATCCTATTGTTCAAATGCTTTACAGATTAACAGAACCTGCTTATGCATTTGTTAGAAGATTTATTCCTACAGTATTTGGAGGGATAGA
This portion of the Arcobacter sp. LA11 genome encodes:
- a CDS encoding HobA family DNA replication regulator, whose product is MQEFLNWTVDTIREDRLISPWLEEKKYEWVPLVSKSVVNLFDKGCSVLIITDSDRDWFLKYIMTNINSQKQNRPFLPFYNFKSFYKDLDDFKTEDDINFIKDMLNISFPNGYCFWYIGKSNDTRATLPKFAKNSFLWIFDEEVQDAFNLKNSDEALDMKLLQMFRLYNKTLSAALFAEINVEH
- a CDS encoding DNA polymerase III subunit delta' — its product is MNITKIESSYILIVNSIDDTLNSLLPHYSKHNVRIIRNEEKDEFLLAQANAVTKEAYISSNEKKYIILCGKTFRKEAQNSLLKILEEPPSNIVFIIITNSKSAILPTIFSRIPHKFFRKDINRKSIGLDILKLDLKDVYAFLKDNQRITKNDAKEIVESILFKVNSQKVKLTQNELDVFSKSIKLLELNSRPINVLTTLLLTLLNRKKTI
- the folP gene encoding dihydropteroate synthase — its product is MDISTNYQTKIMGVINANEDSFFKESRFEGAFAISRIEQMINDGANIIDIGGVSSRPGSVSVSSDEELFRVKPIIDSIYEQRLYDKTEFSLDSYDPFVLKYALDRGFKIVNDITGLSNDEVCKIASYYNAKVVIMHMQNNPNNMQKKPEYNDVVLDIDNFFKERIKKAKSFGLEEIILDVGIGFGKTLTHNLKLLKNLDYFKHFGCELLIGASRKSMIDMISPSSIEERLPGTLAIHLASIENGASIIRCHDVKEHNQAIKVQEAIKRAEIL
- a CDS encoding prephenate dehydrogenase translates to MNIGIVGLGLMGGSFAKAVKKYGIVNKIYGYARTPKTIKEIEELNLVDELMSLEDLKKKSDIVILAIPVDSILDMMDDLIGISPDTTILDMGSTKEIIVKNIPKEIRKNFVAAHPMTGTEKFGPKAAIDGLYEGNAVVLCNLEDNDELHKNRTINIFQEIGMRIIFMDSHEHDIHACYMSHLPHAISYSLANTVMNHEDPKSIIALAAGGFKDMSRVAKSSPDMWTDIFRQNRNNLLESIDLFEIHMNKVREMVEKEDYEELKNWMKKANTLHEIL
- the bamA gene encoding outer membrane protein assembly factor BamA produces the protein MKNKSILLSVALASLLQAEQITSIEYVNLTKISSTIANETLDMNVGQELDIDKINKAIKNFYKFNYFDDIVVNSNNGKLQIVFDEKPSIANVDIVGYKSREDDIEILKKQIGMNRGTLYSAKRVKKAKEELLNDLERAGYINSVVEVDIENLNEDAVSVTFNVNKGDEIVIKNVNYFGSKNLEQSDFEQVTANKEEEFASWFITQNGGELDGEQLKYDSQRIRDLYLEHGYLDAKIENPFVEVDFSSNQAELDFYIEEGRQYQTNSITIYVNSEIIDPKEIYPELLLRKDRVFNVKKLRKDSKYIKTLISDLGYAFTQVQYDIKKDEKNGTADVIFNVVPGDKVYIRDVKISGNTRTLDRVIRRNVYLAPGDLFNLTDLNDSKSKLKRSGYFEDVRLEQKRISADKMDLIVKVREASTGNITLGGGYGSYDKVMVSGSIVDKNIFGSGLTLGLSADLSARKSDFSLTLKNPSIRDSKFHGDIDIHSGTNEINNEVYDLEKETKGFSVGIGREIFRNLKVGARYKLDFIQERYEYDEDEVDTSTGGPYYTDQEYITSSITPYINFDNTDDYYTPRSGFKIGSSLEFAGIGGDSKYLKSSSSLKYFYSLNKLYDLDWILRYKLQAKFLVDNGQINQGDSLYLGGPKSLRGFKSFAFGPNRDDGIVEEPYKAMAATSVELSFPLSEAAKMRWGAFYDYGAIGKDNIDDIQRSSVGALFEWVSPFGPIQLIYALPLDDEEDDDTSNFEFSLGSSF
- a CDS encoding dehypoxanthine futalosine cyclase; the protein is MDITNRRITNQEALDLIQNASLVELGELATKKKEILHPKKVTSFVVDRNINYTNVCWVDCKFCAFYRHGRDEDSYVLKFDEIDQKIEELLAIGGTQILMQGGVHPKLKIDYYEELVSHIHTKFPQITLHSFSAIEISYIARVSKITKLEVLKRLQAKGLSSIPGAGAEILSNRVRDIIAPKKMDAEEWLEIHRLAHSIGMKTTATMMFGTVETDEEIIEHWEMIRKLQDETGGFRAFIMWSFQSENTKLKEEIPDLKPQSSNRYLRLLAVARLYLDNFKNMQSSWVTQGSYIGQMALKFGANDLGSTMMEENVVAAAGASNCMNQDEMIELIRDVGENPAKRNTAYEILERF
- a CDS encoding pitrilysin family protein, which encodes MAASIKHEEINGIKVPVVFEKDTNLPILNLQLIFKNSGYIQDKEKSGAASISAKLLNEGTKKLGSTKFAQKLENSAISLHTSTGFETFVIELSSLKDVHEKGLKLLTELLEDPNYDEKTLEKIKTIQIGSLKRKENDFDHIASKNLKKLIFKNTPLENPSSGSIESISKLKINDIEKFLDTTLDLNNLIVVAGGDFEYDELISKVKKIIKVLNSKKKNKLANIIVNDESKTNTILKETQQAYVYFGSPFNVKVNDKDSYMAKVASFILGGSGFGSRLMEEIRVKRGLAYSAYGYVSQNKSHSFFTGYLQTKLETADEAKELVISIINNFVKKGVTKEELQSAKNFLLGSEPLRTETLSQRLNRAFTLYYRGLEQNHSLKELEKIENLKLEDLNNYIKSHKEIKKLSFSIVRK
- the gltX gene encoding glutamate--tRNA ligase produces the protein MLRFAPSPISDMSINNLRVAIFNYILSKQLNEQLLIRIEDIDKENNIEGKDKEILEILSLFSIDYSHVVYQSENLKYHQKLAMQLMSKKKAFSCFCGDDKLNELKDEAKKNGKPFKYDGFCETLSDETVLNVNAPFTVRMKKPEQNIKFVDGLKGDFDYTPLDIDSFIILKHDKTPTYDYACAVDDMLYDISTVIRDEKYTSNTPKQIYVRDTLNYSKNIDYIHLPTILDGQDDKNFVKWFIDEGFLPSAIANYLVLLGNKTPNEIFSLEEAIEWFDIKKLSKNSVTFDMDKLKFINKKHILTMDEMRLSKILGFADMDIGKLGKIFLEDSSTIKEIKLKIDLVFIPKSTCEGFEEEFVELKLCMQDAPFFDNFNQLENFITEKTGLKGENLLKPLTYILTGSNNNVNLSDIYPLIKNYLGEIVK
- a CDS encoding YggT family protein, with protein sequence MIDAFLGSIFTVILAVVSLYKWVIIISALLSWVKPDPYNPIVQMLYRLTEPAYAFVRRFIPTVFGGIDLAPLIIIFALIFLETFLGRLFIGM